The Polyodon spathula isolate WHYD16114869_AA chromosome 21, ASM1765450v1, whole genome shotgun sequence genome contains the following window.
atttatattctatatgcatttcttaactttatccttctgcaaaccactgtataatgtaaaataaggatgcattaaaaaaaaaaaaaaaaaaaaaaactgtctagtGTCTAAACACATATACcatgataatattaataatgcacaaAAAAACTCAATTTATGTGGGAGTTTTAAAGCTAAAACTCTGACTTGTTTCGCTTAACTGTTAATTAATTGCCACATCTATTTTGTTACTTTCTGAATCCGTGCTTTCTAAGGGAAAGTTGTTTAGGCGTGTGCGCTGCATCATTTTTTATCCACGTACtttaaaataacactacaccggtaaaCGCAGTTTCATTTGAAATCGGTTGCTTTCAAAGTCAGATGAACACTGTTTGCATTCACTGTAACGACTGCAGGGATTTTCTCTGTTTCTGTCCCGTTTCCTTGTCTTAGTACTCTTAAAACAGTAAAACTATGATTTATAGTAACATTAAGAAATTGCACTGACATCTGCGTCAGTACACTTTTTGAAGTGTATTTGTTATCTGTGTTGTAATATTTAAACCCACACTAATCTTGGGTTTCACTTATTTTTAGGGATTGTTGGCGCATGCCATCTAAACGGAGATGATGAGCACCCTCTGCCttttatatatgtacatttatttcttCCCTTATATTTTATTCCATTTCCCTGTGCTTTTTATAAATGTGAATATGTTTCTCTCTATTTGTTTCTCTaccttcaaaatataatttactggtgTTACTTAAATTTCTATGTCCcttaatttactgttttaatatgtttctttGCTGAATATGTGTTGCATTTCCTGAATATATGTTCCACTGTTTCTTCTTCACCACAATTACCACATAGCCCATTCTCATGACTCCCAGTCCTGTATAGATTATATTGGGATTCACTTGAGTTTATTGTTTAAAGACAGGTGTTAGTCTACCAAAAGGATTGTTGCCAGCTCTAAGCAATGATtgtacagcagtttcacccattccaggtttaactaccatcttgattagccacagtctaTCGATGACAAGCTCACGCGTCTTAATAAAGTGGTTCCCAaccccagtcctggggaccccctgtgtctgctgtttttctttccagCTGTTATCTCAATTAGTTAACTAGACtaaatttaactaataatttgcttagaccttttttgttgtttttagtgcTTAAAAAACAAtagcagagttcaagttacttataaaatagtataaataacttaaaatgtgCTActctttaagagctgaaaacaattaaaaaagtctAAGCAAATTATTAGGTCAATttaagagtctagttaagtaattgagataacagttggaatgaaaaccagcagccacagggggtctccAGGACTGGGGAACCACTGTCTTAATAGACTCATTGTAAACTGTTGTGTAATGTGAGTCATTTCCCCCCTGATAAGGCAACTGATTTTGCGACTACCAGTAGCTGCACAAAAAGCACATTCTTAATATAACCACACATTTCCCTTTCTCCCAACTCACAATAATATATCTGCATTTCTCTTTCTTGAGCCATGATGGTGTTTACACTCCTGGCAGCactatttctgtttctttttctgtacCATATTTGTCCTTGTATCAGAAGCCCCAATGAGGCTGCTGCCTGTGGCTTGTTGATACTGGCCCTCATCTTTGTTCTTGTTCTTGCAGGTGAATCGTGGCCAGTCTGTTCACACTGCTCAGTAGAGCGTGTTCTTGTTCTTGCAGGTGAATCATGGCCAGTCTGTTTGCTCTGTTTAGATGCGGTCTGTCAGCTTTCAAGCCGCAGGCATTGAGGGAATTCTCTACAGGTgagacaataatttaaaaaaacaaacactcagtgGACTAACTTGTGAGCAGATATTGGCATGATTCTGGCttttattaatgttgttgttattCATATTTTACTCCGATCACTAGGAATTCTGAATATCTCCCTCCCATTTAGTCCTGGGtctctgttgtgttttgtgtggacaCACAATCCACTGTGTTAATCCTGGAAGACATCCTCAAATCTCAGCTCTAAGCCAGGCTGTTTGCCCCCATTGACCCAAATTTTAAAACCAAGCTGCCCTGTAGCCAGGTTTCAGGTGCAGGGCTACAGCAAGCAGGAGATCAGTGTTTCTATGAAGGGGATATTATTGCCAGCTgtcaatcaattaaaataaatattttctaaaaatgttaatgttCATGCCAGCCATGCCAAGAAAAGATATCTTATTGccaacttttcattttttaaataaaaaaaagagaggtttttttttttctttttactttgggGAGGTTTCTGATTGAGATCTCTGTATTTTCTTATCAGGATCATCACGTTTAATCCGGATGCACGCCATCCCTGAGCCCAAACAGATAGACAGATGGACAGAGAAGAGAAACATGTTCGGAATATACGACAACATTGGAATTCTAGGTGAGCAAAACCATATATTTTATCAATTAAAACTATGAGCTGATGGATTTGGTAATGTCTAATAGAAGTAAATCTATCCCCGTCTCTTATGGTATAAGACTGTATACAGGGATAGAAATCAAACTTCCATTGCATAGtagttggatccattcctggttttactgtgtttagtaagacacatctgagcttgtcacctatacAATGGGAGTAAaactggaatgagtgaaactgctaatcaataggtgtcttatttccatccctgatatatCTGGCCTGgggtcaattataattataaatacaattaaataattatttgctgaaattacaattacaatgctattttgttaaattacaattagTTAATTATGCTAAATGATAAATCAATGCACAATTAAACTGCTATCAGTTAATTctatggtataattacaattgcATAGATGTGCTGAGGTTCAACTACAATCACCATTACATTGCCATTGCAatgaattacaaattacacaattcCAGTTGgaagtatatacatacacacacacacacacacacacacacagattgtaCAATGCTTCTTGACTGACTCCCCCCTCCTGATGCTCAGGGGGTTTTCGTGCCCACCCGAAGGACCTGATTGTGGCCCCGGTCTGGCTGAAGGGCTGGCGTGGGAACGAGCTGGAGCGCTGCATCCGCAAGAAAAAGATGGTGGGAGACCGCATGTTCACAGAGGACCGGCACAACCTGAACAAGAGGATCAAGTTCCTGTACCGGAGATTCAACCACTACGGCAAGCATCGCTGAGCAGAGCAGCAGTACAGCAAGCCAGCGCCGCCCACTCTCTATTCTGTTACAAACACTCAAACGTAATAAATTCCACTCAAACTCAGTaggtttcttttggtatttccaaaTATAGACGCCATCAGTCGTGTTGATGGAGCAGGATGTGTGGAGGTTATAAGGTTATTTATTCAAAGTCTTCTCCATGCACACAGATGTTTTACACATGAAGTCTGGCTCACAATAATGGTGCAGTGTGTCAtgtaaatactgaaagaaacttcacAGAGTCAAtgactaacgtttccactagaagtctttctcagtgtcttcagtgtaaattcaatgactaACGCTTCCCTCCCCATTGGAACCTGTTAGCAGCAGCTACATTAATAACTTCTCTGAGAGTGCAGATCACAATGTCTGTGACACAGGTTATATAGAAACAGATTAAATACATTGATGTCAGccttgtgtctgttttttatttagatttaatgatttataaaGTGTTTATTAGCTACTGCTAATCAAGTTGAGATTAttctttctcttgcactctttgtatgacagacacagcaaagagtgtgtgATAATGAACCACACTCTCAACCAGATTAGAGGGAGACACGAGACACTCAAACATACATAGCAGGGATCGTGCACCAGAAAGacctttatttaaatttgttttgtagACAAGGTTAAGCTGTGAAACCATTTTGGCTCTTACACTGGACCAACAGGCTGTAGTAAATTATAGGGATTTAGAGCCAAGGTAGCAGACACAGGGCCACAGTTTCACAACAGCATTCAATGAGTGAATGGTTTTGGAGTGAGGTGGGAAAGGCTCTATTACAATCAATATATCTGATTCTTGAAAAATGAGAGATGCAAGTTAAATACTAATAAAcagaattatacttttttttgttttttttgtacagtattttttaccCTTCTAATTCCAAATCCAGGTGTTTGCTGAATGCCTTGGTTTCACTGCCTTTGTTTCATTGGCTAACGTCGCTTGGTTTTTATACAACAGGTTCCACATGTTTCATCACGGACGTAAACAAAGAGCTTAAATACCTCCTGGCTATGTGAGGACACACTTCCTTTGTAGCTAGTTTGGCTCCATCGAGTATGATACAGAACCAGACCAGATAGCCGCCCACAGCCACTTGGGCACGCCGTggaaaaacacagtttagttgCTGTGGGCAGCTGTATCTGGGAGTGCCAGGCAGTGGAAACGGCATCATTAGTGTTCACATGCTGGTAAGTGGATAATGCATATCCATGTATAATGAAATGCTGTAACACATGCAGTCTTAAACACAGATACCTGCTGCAGTGATTCATAAAAACAATGCTGGAGAGCTGCTCATGATGCTTTCATGATTTGGTTACAAACATTCCCAACTTGCTAAACTTGAAACTAATAGAAAACCTGCAATAAATTCAATGATAAACATTTCAACtacaagtctttttcagtgtcttcaatgcaGCCTTCTAGTTCCACTTCAGATACCTGTTAGCAATGATAAGGGTTTGAATTCGAGTTGCTGTCGTCATCTGTATGTCAAATCTGTGCAACTGCTTCGAGGGAGAAGATATGCCGGTCTTTGTATCTGTAacgctttttttcccccacagtaaCGAAAAGACAGATAATTTTACATCTATATGTATGTGTCGTTTGACTAACTCTATAGAGAACTGGGAAGCTAAGCAGATAGACTGGGATGAGCTGATCAATGTCGTTGCTTCAGAGAAGGCTAGAGAGGTCCCTTTTTAAAGTACTCAGTGTTGATTCTTATGGTCTTACTTTGGGGGTGAGGGGGTTGCTGCAGGAAAGACTCCTCCCACTGGGGTCTGTACTCCATT
Protein-coding sequences here:
- the LOC121296633 gene encoding 39S ribosomal protein L51, mitochondrial-like; the encoded protein is MASLFALFRCGLSAFKPQALREFSTGSSRLIRMHAIPEPKQIDRWTEKRNMFGIYDNIGILGGFRAHPKDLIVAPVWLKGWRGNELERCIRKKKMVGDRMFTEDRHNLNKRIKFLYRRFNHYGKHR